A portion of the uncultured Draconibacterium sp. genome contains these proteins:
- a CDS encoding aldose epimerase family protein, with protein MKRVLKIQDEFHLILLIKNNFNKMKYLGLIAIIFMVFSCAQEEASVGISSEDFAFDYEGKTIELYTLKNDNGLVCQLTNFGARVVSLYAPDKNGELGDVIVGYGSGKDFVEKKENFYGAIIGRYGNRIGNASFSIDGVEYPLEKNDGANHLHGGTNGFHRQVWDVESATDSEVVFSLVSPDMETGYPGTVNVKVKYQLTAANELKIEYFATTDKKTVLNLTNHSYFNLKDGGRTSINDHLMYLNADYYTPVDGGLIPTGELAAVAGTPFDFTNPTAIGARVEADDEQLKLGGGYDHNWVLNTKNDVATLAAKVVEPESGRVLEVYTNEPGIQFYGGNFIDGKVAGKNDIKYGFRSAFCLETQHFPDSPNKPEFPSVIVNPGDEYYSVCIYKFDVQK; from the coding sequence ATGAAACGAGTCCTGAAAATTCAGGACGAGTTCCATCTTATACTTTTAATAAAAAACAATTTTAATAAGATGAAATATTTAGGATTAATAGCTATAATATTTATGGTATTTAGTTGTGCACAAGAAGAAGCTTCAGTGGGTATTTCAAGCGAAGATTTTGCGTTTGATTACGAAGGTAAAACCATTGAACTTTATACGTTGAAAAACGATAACGGACTTGTTTGCCAGTTAACTAATTTTGGTGCCAGAGTGGTTAGTTTGTATGCTCCCGACAAAAATGGCGAACTCGGTGATGTAATTGTTGGTTACGGTTCGGGTAAAGATTTTGTTGAAAAGAAAGAGAATTTTTACGGAGCAATAATTGGTCGTTACGGAAACCGTATCGGCAATGCCTCATTTTCAATCGACGGAGTTGAATACCCACTTGAGAAAAACGATGGTGCTAATCATCTTCATGGTGGAACCAATGGTTTTCACCGCCAGGTTTGGGATGTAGAAAGTGCTACTGATTCAGAAGTTGTTTTTAGCCTGGTTTCACCGGATATGGAAACCGGTTATCCGGGAACTGTAAACGTTAAAGTGAAATACCAGTTAACAGCTGCTAACGAGTTGAAAATTGAATATTTTGCCACTACCGATAAGAAAACAGTTTTGAATCTTACCAACCACTCATACTTCAATTTGAAGGATGGTGGAAGAACTTCGATCAATGATCATCTGATGTATCTGAACGCTGATTATTACACTCCGGTTGATGGTGGTTTAATTCCAACAGGGGAGTTGGCAGCAGTGGCAGGAACTCCATTCGATTTTACTAATCCAACAGCAATTGGCGCCCGTGTGGAGGCCGATGATGAGCAATTAAAACTTGGAGGTGGCTACGACCACAACTGGGTATTGAATACCAAAAACGATGTAGCTACTTTGGCTGCTAAAGTTGTTGAGCCGGAGTCGGGAAGAGTGTTGGAAGTTTATACCAACGAACCGGGTATTCAGTTTTACGGTGGTAACTTCATCGACGGAAAAGTTGCTGGTAAAAACGATATTAAATACGGTTTTAGAAGTGCATTTTGTTTAGAGACACAGCACTTCCCTGATAGTCCGAATAAGCCTGAATTTCCAAGTGTTATTGTAAATCCGGGCGATGAGTACTATTCAGTTTGTATCTACAAATTTGATGTTCAAAAATAA
- a CDS encoding NUDIX domain-containing protein yields MKHYTRHPKHFVSVDCVILGYDEGELCLLLYPRGFEPSKGAWSLMGGFVQDGESSDDAAKRVLKQTIGLEDIFMQQVAAFSNPDRDPEARVISLAYYALVRMDEHDKACVRENGAHWWPISALPEMIFDHGQMVEQALVKLQQEAGYRLIGKELLADKFTLLQLRKLYEAIFQREFDPGNFRKKILSLNVLDRLNEKDLSESKKGAFYYTCKSEVTERGLDRIVKV; encoded by the coding sequence ATGAAACACTATACGAGACATCCGAAACATTTTGTATCAGTTGACTGCGTGATACTGGGGTACGACGAAGGGGAACTTTGTTTACTACTTTACCCAAGAGGTTTTGAGCCATCAAAAGGTGCGTGGTCGCTAATGGGAGGATTTGTGCAGGATGGAGAATCATCGGATGACGCCGCCAAACGCGTATTAAAACAAACTATTGGTCTTGAAGATATTTTTATGCAGCAGGTGGCTGCATTTTCCAATCCCGACCGTGATCCGGAAGCAAGGGTAATCAGTCTTGCTTATTATGCTTTGGTACGTATGGATGAACACGATAAAGCCTGTGTTAGAGAGAATGGCGCACATTGGTGGCCCATTTCTGCACTGCCGGAAATGATCTTCGATCATGGGCAAATGGTAGAGCAGGCGCTGGTAAAATTACAACAGGAAGCCGGCTATCGTTTAATCGGTAAAGAACTGCTGGCCGACAAATTTACCTTACTTCAATTGCGCAAATTATACGAAGCTATATTTCAGCGTGAATTTGATCCCGGAAACTTCAGAAAAAAAATATTATCGCTAAATGTGTTGGATCGCCTGAATGAAAAAGATTTATCAGAATCGAAAAAAGGAGCTTTTTATTACACCTGTAAAAGCGAAGTTACCGAGCGCGGTCTCGACCGTATTGTAAAAGTTTAA
- a CDS encoding family 43 glycosylhydrolase gives MRKFLLSMIAGVLLLSSCGNKTTEQKTTHISNPVLPGWFADPTIKKFGDIYYIYATTDNEMLASGAPTVWYSRDLQNWYNYIMEVPTLNSVALRNFWAPDILEGEDGRYYLYFGNCQAGCNIYGYVSDTPVGPWEKLHDDDTPVIAQNYPIDGFPSLDAQFFQDDDGRIYGYWGTWVHYNSGYAVGELNAETMDVMSNSTNIPLAQTPNPFEAAYMMKKDDKYILMYSAESCHNETYKVLYSYANDPYGPFTPGENNPILQTNEDGTTHGPGHHSVLENGDDYYIVYHKHDVPFTAGGMARQVCIDSMIFENDSTIKAVVPTQKGIKAFIPSEVPEDIAFEAVASSSSFYHLQSPAYDYEYLPNFAFDNDNATMWKAADNTFPQSLSVDLGEEKDIKRIATQFEFSPYYYQYQIEYSTDSTNWEVYADRSENRTPGSPMIDDNDVSARYLKLTILATEQTGTFAAVWNMKVYEQTFDIPLNLVNKPSENDPGAASSQSMIVGFNANSLSGNTFDKLENTGSLGGDLVKKGNVNIVTDKESGEKAIEFSKGALELDGIAVPRSLEWNGAFTISTWVKNPEVSDRDECLASWCDRSAHYLANSYNAVHYNKSNYGAVAHLDGHFDLPYNKVPEANKWHHIVVTFDGVVEKVYVDGVLDTAQNMLLSSAVDNAKIRIGASDAGEYYTGLMAAFEMYDYALPQSAIEKAYSESDSK, from the coding sequence ATGAGGAAATTTCTATTGAGCATGATTGCGGGAGTATTACTCCTTTCGTCGTGCGGAAATAAAACAACAGAACAAAAAACCACACACATTTCTAACCCGGTTTTGCCCGGTTGGTTTGCCGATCCTACGATAAAAAAGTTTGGCGATATTTATTACATCTACGCCACAACCGACAATGAAATGCTGGCATCGGGAGCGCCAACTGTTTGGTACAGTCGCGATTTGCAAAACTGGTACAACTATATAATGGAAGTGCCTACGTTGAATTCGGTAGCTTTGCGCAATTTTTGGGCACCCGATATTTTAGAGGGCGAAGATGGCCGATATTACCTATATTTTGGAAACTGCCAGGCCGGATGTAATATTTATGGTTATGTATCGGATACGCCGGTTGGCCCTTGGGAAAAATTACACGACGATGATACGCCGGTAATTGCACAGAATTATCCGATCGATGGATTTCCATCGTTGGATGCTCAGTTCTTTCAGGATGACGATGGCCGCATTTACGGCTATTGGGGAACCTGGGTTCACTACAACAGCGGTTATGCGGTTGGCGAGTTAAACGCCGAAACCATGGACGTAATGTCGAACTCTACCAATATTCCGCTGGCACAAACGCCAAATCCATTTGAGGCGGCATACATGATGAAAAAAGACGATAAATACATTTTGATGTATTCCGCCGAATCGTGCCACAACGAAACCTACAAAGTATTGTATTCATACGCTAACGATCCGTACGGACCATTTACACCGGGAGAAAATAACCCGATTTTGCAGACCAACGAAGACGGAACTACTCACGGACCGGGCCACCATTCGGTGCTGGAAAATGGCGACGATTATTACATCGTTTACCACAAACACGATGTTCCGTTTACTGCAGGCGGAATGGCTCGTCAGGTGTGTATCGATAGCATGATATTCGAGAACGACTCAACGATTAAAGCGGTGGTCCCAACGCAAAAAGGAATTAAGGCTTTTATTCCGAGTGAAGTGCCTGAAGATATTGCATTTGAAGCTGTAGCATCGTCTTCGTCGTTTTATCATTTGCAATCGCCTGCTTACGATTATGAATATTTACCCAATTTTGCTTTTGATAACGATAACGCTACCATGTGGAAAGCTGCCGATAACACTTTCCCACAAAGCCTGTCGGTTGATTTAGGCGAAGAAAAAGACATTAAACGAATTGCTACACAGTTCGAATTCTCTCCTTACTATTATCAGTACCAAATTGAATATTCTACTGATAGTACAAATTGGGAAGTTTATGCCGATCGTTCGGAAAACCGGACACCGGGTAGTCCGATGATTGATGATAACGACGTGAGCGCGCGTTACCTGAAACTTACCATTTTGGCAACAGAGCAAACCGGAACTTTTGCCGCTGTGTGGAATATGAAAGTTTACGAGCAAACATTCGATATTCCATTGAACCTCGTAAATAAACCATCGGAGAATGACCCGGGCGCCGCAAGCTCGCAGAGTATGATTGTTGGTTTTAATGCAAATTCACTTTCCGGCAACACGTTCGATAAACTGGAAAACACTGGTTCGTTGGGTGGCGATTTAGTTAAAAAAGGAAATGTAAATATCGTTACCGACAAAGAAAGTGGTGAAAAGGCAATCGAATTCTCGAAAGGAGCTTTGGAATTGGACGGAATTGCAGTACCAAGAAGTTTAGAGTGGAACGGTGCATTTACAATTTCAACATGGGTGAAAAATCCTGAAGTAAGCGACAGAGACGAGTGTCTGGCATCGTGGTGCGACAGAAGTGCGCATTACCTGGCCAATTCGTACAACGCTGTTCATTACAATAAAAGTAATTACGGTGCGGTTGCTCACCTCGACGGCCATTTTGATTTGCCCTACAATAAAGTACCCGAAGCCAATAAATGGCACCACATTGTAGTTACATTCGATGGGGTAGTGGAAAAAGTTTATGTGGACGGTGTGTTGGATACTGCTCAAAATATGCTTTTGTCATCGGCAGTTGATAATGCAAAGATCAGAATTGGCGCTTCGGATGCCGGCGAATACTACACCGGTTTGATGGCTGCCTTCGAAATGTATGATTATGCTTTGCCACAGTCGGCGATTGAGAAAGCATACAGCGAATCAGATTCAAAATAG
- the araA gene encoding L-arabinose isomerase has translation MSSTLKEMEVWFVTGSQHLYGPKTLEQVAEHSKEIAAAFDASTEIPVKVVVKPTGTGSKEIHRICKDANSDDNCIGIITWMHTFSPAKMWIHGLKELNKPLLHLHTQYNKEIPWDEIDMDFMNLNQSAHGDREFGHITARMRYNLKVVVGHWQDPKTVSQVASWARVAAAWADSQDMLIVRFGDQMNNVAVTDGDKVDAERVFGYHVDYCPIAELVAVQNEVTDEEVAELVKVYEADYNFVDNCKEGGKDREQVAHAAKIEIALRRLLEAKGAKAFTTNFDDLEGIDQLPGLASQRLMADGYGFGAEGDWKTAALLRTMWFMSQEMPNYKGCSFLEDYTLNFDGENSAILQAHMLEVCPLIADGKPTLDVLPLGIGGKNDPARVIFKSKTGPGVAATVVDMGSRFRMIINAVDCIESKDLPKLPVASALWIPQPNFEVGAAAWILAGGTHHTSFSYDLSVEDLLDYAEIAGIEAVVIDKNTTIPTFKKELRWNDLYYHLAKGL, from the coding sequence ATGAGCAGTACATTAAAAGAAATGGAAGTATGGTTTGTAACAGGTAGCCAACACCTTTACGGACCTAAAACACTGGAGCAAGTTGCAGAGCATTCAAAAGAAATTGCTGCTGCTTTTGACGCATCTACAGAAATTCCTGTAAAAGTTGTAGTTAAACCTACCGGAACAGGATCGAAAGAAATACACCGCATTTGTAAAGACGCAAACAGCGACGATAACTGTATTGGTATTATTACCTGGATGCACACTTTCTCTCCTGCAAAAATGTGGATTCACGGATTGAAAGAATTAAACAAACCTTTGTTGCACCTGCATACACAGTACAACAAAGAAATTCCATGGGACGAAATCGATATGGATTTCATGAACCTGAACCAGAGTGCACACGGCGACAGAGAATTCGGTCATATTACAGCACGTATGCGTTACAACCTTAAAGTTGTTGTAGGTCACTGGCAGGATCCTAAAACCGTTTCACAGGTTGCTTCATGGGCACGTGTAGCTGCTGCATGGGCTGATTCGCAAGACATGCTAATTGTACGTTTCGGAGACCAGATGAACAACGTTGCAGTTACCGATGGTGACAAAGTAGATGCGGAAAGAGTATTCGGATATCACGTAGATTACTGTCCTATTGCTGAGCTTGTTGCCGTACAAAATGAAGTAACAGACGAAGAAGTTGCTGAATTGGTAAAAGTATACGAAGCCGACTACAACTTTGTAGATAACTGTAAAGAAGGTGGAAAAGATCGCGAGCAGGTAGCTCACGCAGCTAAAATTGAAATCGCATTGCGTCGCCTGTTGGAAGCTAAAGGTGCAAAAGCATTTACTACAAACTTTGATGATTTGGAAGGTATCGATCAGTTGCCAGGTTTGGCTTCGCAGCGATTGATGGCTGACGGTTATGGATTTGGTGCAGAAGGTGACTGGAAAACAGCTGCTTTATTGCGTACGATGTGGTTTATGAGCCAGGAAATGCCAAACTATAAAGGATGTTCTTTCCTTGAAGATTATACCTTGAACTTCGATGGCGAAAACAGTGCAATTCTTCAGGCGCACATGTTGGAAGTTTGTCCGTTAATTGCTGATGGCAAACCAACTCTTGACGTACTTCCTTTGGGAATTGGTGGTAAAAATGATCCTGCCCGCGTTATTTTCAAAAGTAAAACCGGACCTGGTGTTGCCGCTACAGTTGTAGATATGGGAAGCCGTTTCCGTATGATCATTAACGCTGTAGATTGTATCGAATCAAAAGATCTTCCAAAACTTCCTGTTGCAAGTGCACTTTGGATTCCTCAACCTAACTTCGAAGTAGGTGCTGCTGCATGGATTTTAGCCGGTGGTACACACCACACCAGCTTCTCATACGACCTGAGTGTTGAAGACTTATTAGACTATGCTGAAATTGCAGGAATCGAAGCTGTGGTAATCGACAAAAACACTACCATTCCTACGTTCAAAAAAGAACTGCGCTGGAATGATCTTTACTATCATTTGGCCAAAGGATTATAA
- a CDS encoding sodium:solute symporter yields MELLDWIVIGLFGVALIGVIVWVLSQKEETSGDYFLAGRDASWIAIGASIFASNIGSEHLIGLAGAGASSGMAMAHWEIQGWMILILGWVFVPFYSRSMVLTMPEFLERRYNPESRTVLSLISLVSYVLTKVAVTVYAGGLVFQQVFGIETMWGIDFFWISAIGLVLLTAVYTIFGGMKSVLYTSVLQTPILLGGSLVIVVLGLKAVGGWDQVLEIAGATQVNEYGDSMINLIRDNRDADFPWLGALIGSSIIGFWYWCTDQFIVQRVLSGKNETHARRGTIFGAYLKLLPVFLFLIPGMIAYAMSAKGGVMLNGQEYVLPSADAAFPSLVAQLLPAGIKGLVVCGILAALMSSLASLFNSSAMLFTIDFYKRFKPETPEKKLVKIGQVATVVIVILGILWIPIMRSIGDVLYEYLQDVQSVLAPGIAAAFLLGITWKRASAKGGFWGLMSGFIIGITRLGAKVYYENVQGAADNLFKSVFFDMNWLFFCGWMLLVCLVVVIVVSLLTEAPDEKKIQGLVFGTSTPEQKAATRASWNGWDVFHTAVILGLTVAFYIYFW; encoded by the coding sequence ATGGAATTACTAGATTGGATTGTAATTGGCCTTTTTGGTGTTGCTCTTATCGGAGTAATCGTTTGGGTTTTAAGTCAGAAAGAAGAAACTTCTGGCGACTATTTCCTGGCAGGACGTGATGCTTCATGGATTGCGATTGGAGCTTCGATTTTTGCTTCGAATATTGGATCAGAACACCTAATTGGATTGGCCGGTGCCGGTGCCTCAAGTGGTATGGCAATGGCACACTGGGAAATTCAGGGATGGATGATCCTGATTCTTGGTTGGGTATTTGTACCGTTCTATTCACGAAGTATGGTTCTAACCATGCCCGAATTTTTGGAACGCCGCTATAACCCGGAATCCAGAACAGTACTATCACTTATTTCTTTAGTAAGTTACGTGTTAACAAAGGTTGCGGTAACTGTTTATGCCGGTGGATTGGTATTTCAACAGGTTTTCGGTATCGAAACCATGTGGGGAATCGATTTCTTTTGGATCTCGGCCATTGGCCTGGTGCTGTTAACTGCAGTTTATACCATTTTCGGAGGAATGAAATCGGTGTTATACACCTCGGTACTTCAAACGCCGATTCTGCTTGGTGGATCGCTGGTAATTGTGGTGCTTGGTTTAAAAGCCGTTGGTGGCTGGGACCAGGTATTGGAAATTGCAGGTGCTACTCAGGTTAACGAATATGGCGACAGTATGATCAACCTGATCAGGGATAACCGCGATGCTGATTTCCCTTGGCTGGGTGCTTTAATCGGCTCCAGTATCATTGGTTTCTGGTATTGGTGTACCGACCAGTTTATTGTACAAAGGGTGCTGTCGGGTAAAAACGAAACACATGCCCGTAGAGGTACAATTTTCGGTGCTTACCTGAAATTGTTGCCGGTATTCCTCTTCCTTATTCCTGGTATGATTGCTTATGCAATGAGTGCTAAAGGAGGAGTTATGCTAAACGGACAAGAGTATGTATTGCCAAGTGCCGATGCTGCTTTCCCATCGTTGGTAGCCCAGTTGCTTCCTGCCGGTATTAAAGGTCTGGTAGTTTGTGGTATTTTGGCAGCTTTGATGAGTTCGCTGGCTTCGCTGTTTAACTCTTCGGCAATGTTGTTTACCATCGACTTCTATAAACGATTCAAACCGGAAACTCCGGAGAAAAAACTCGTGAAAATTGGTCAGGTTGCAACAGTTGTAATCGTGATTTTAGGTATTCTTTGGATTCCGATTATGAGAAGTATTGGCGACGTGCTTTACGAATATTTACAAGATGTACAATCTGTTCTGGCTCCTGGTATCGCTGCAGCATTCTTGCTGGGTATTACATGGAAACGTGCTTCTGCCAAAGGTGGATTCTGGGGACTGATGTCAGGATTTATAATTGGTATTACCCGTTTGGGAGCGAAAGTATATTACGAGAACGTTCAGGGTGCAGCCGACAACTTGTTTAAAAGCGTATTCTTCGATATGAACTGGTTGTTCTTCTGCGGTTGGATGTTGCTTGTATGTTTGGTAGTTGTTATTGTGGTGAGTTTACTTACTGAAGCGCCTGACGAGAAAAAGATTCAGGGCTTGGTATTCGGTACTTCAACACCTGAGCAAAAAGCTGCTACCCGTGCCAGCTGGAATGGCTGGGATGTATTCCATACTGCTGTAATCCTTGGATTAACAGTAGCATTTTACATCTACTTCTGGTAG
- the araD gene encoding L-ribulose-5-phosphate 4-epimerase — protein sequence MLEQLKEEVFKANLELVELDLVIFTWGNVSAINREKGLVVIKPSGVSYDDMKASDMVVVDMEGNVVEGNLKPSSDTATHLVLYKAFEGISGVVHTHSAWATSWAQAGRSIPALGTTHADYFYGAIPCTRKLTEEEVTTAYEVETGNVIVETFEGLDPVAIPGVLVNNHGPFSWGTSAHNAVHNAKVMEEVAKMAHTALQLTPGAEIDQFLLDKHYLRKHGKNAYYGQ from the coding sequence ATGCTTGAACAATTAAAAGAAGAAGTTTTTAAAGCGAACCTGGAACTGGTTGAACTCGACCTGGTAATTTTTACATGGGGAAATGTGAGTGCCATCAATCGCGAAAAAGGTTTGGTGGTTATTAAGCCAAGCGGAGTTTCGTACGACGATATGAAAGCCAGCGACATGGTGGTGGTTGATATGGAAGGAAATGTGGTGGAAGGAAACCTGAAGCCATCGAGCGACACCGCAACTCACCTGGTGCTTTACAAAGCTTTTGAGGGAATATCGGGAGTTGTGCATACGCACTCGGCTTGGGCAACAAGCTGGGCGCAGGCCGGAAGAAGCATTCCTGCTTTGGGTACAACTCACGCCGATTATTTTTACGGTGCAATTCCTTGTACCCGTAAATTGACGGAGGAGGAAGTAACCACTGCATACGAAGTGGAAACCGGAAACGTAATTGTGGAAACTTTTGAAGGACTCGATCCGGTAGCAATTCCGGGAGTTCTGGTAAATAACCACGGTCCGTTTTCATGGGGAACAAGTGCACACAATGCCGTTCATAACGCAAAAGTTATGGAAGAAGTGGCAAAAATGGCACACACTGCTTTGCAGCTAACTCCGGGAGCTGAAATCGATCAATTCTTATTAGATAAGCATTACCTGCGCAAGCACGGAAAAAATGCATACTACGGACAGTAA
- a CDS encoding ribulokinase, translating to MAKYTIGLDYGSDSVRSLIVDVETGEEVASVVFEYPRWKRGEYCDAPNNQFRQHPKDYLEGLEYTIVEALKQAPEGVAENVVGISVDTTGSTPVAVDEKGTPLALTPGFEENPNAMFVLWKDHTAVKEAAEINELAKKSDIDFTKYEGGIYSSEWFWAKLLHVTREDAGVYRAAYSWVEHCDWIPAVLTGDTNPKTLKRSRCAAGHKAMWHEAFGGLPSEDFLTQLDPMLSGLKDRLFKETFTCDVSAGTLSEEWAKKLGLSTNVVIGVGAFDAHLGAVGAQIEPYHLSKVMGTSTCDMLIAPLEEVGDKLVSGICGQVDGSIVPGMLGLEAGQSAFGDIYAWFRRLIEWPMQNILAESDLIDEATKKKLIDETSGKVIAKLSQEAEKIPIAESGIVALDWMNGRRTPDANQALKGAIIGLNLGSDAPRIFRALVEATAFGSKAINDRFISEGIRIDGVIALGGVAKKSRLVMQIVADVLDMPIKVARSEQACALGTAMAAAVAAGVYENLGEAQAKMGGGFEMEYHPIPENVEKYKDLYEKYNRLGKFIEFDLNK from the coding sequence ATGGCAAAATATACTATTGGACTGGATTATGGTTCTGATTCGGTTCGTTCACTAATCGTAGACGTAGAGACCGGAGAAGAGGTAGCAAGCGTTGTGTTTGAATACCCACGTTGGAAAAGAGGAGAATATTGCGATGCGCCAAACAACCAGTTTCGTCAGCATCCGAAAGACTATTTAGAAGGTTTGGAATACACCATCGTTGAAGCGCTGAAACAAGCTCCTGAAGGTGTGGCCGAAAATGTTGTGGGTATTTCTGTTGATACAACCGGATCGACTCCGGTAGCGGTTGACGAAAAAGGTACTCCACTGGCATTAACACCGGGTTTTGAAGAAAATCCAAATGCGATGTTCGTACTTTGGAAAGACCATACTGCAGTAAAAGAGGCTGCGGAAATTAACGAATTGGCTAAAAAATCGGATATCGATTTCACGAAATACGAAGGTGGAATTTATTCGTCAGAGTGGTTTTGGGCTAAGTTGTTGCATGTAACTCGCGAAGATGCAGGTGTTTACCGTGCAGCTTATTCGTGGGTAGAACATTGCGACTGGATTCCGGCAGTTCTTACCGGAGATACAAATCCAAAAACATTAAAAAGAAGCCGTTGTGCAGCGGGTCATAAAGCCATGTGGCACGAAGCTTTTGGCGGTCTGCCATCAGAAGACTTCCTGACACAACTTGATCCAATGTTAAGCGGTTTGAAAGATCGTTTGTTTAAAGAAACATTCACTTGCGATGTATCGGCAGGAACATTGAGTGAAGAGTGGGCGAAGAAATTAGGCCTTTCAACCAACGTGGTAATTGGGGTAGGAGCTTTTGATGCTCACCTTGGTGCTGTTGGTGCGCAAATCGAGCCTTATCACTTATCGAAAGTAATGGGAACATCAACCTGCGACATGTTGATTGCGCCGCTTGAAGAAGTAGGTGATAAACTGGTAAGCGGTATTTGTGGTCAGGTTGACGGATCTATCGTTCCGGGTATGTTAGGTTTGGAAGCTGGTCAGTCGGCATTTGGTGATATTTACGCCTGGTTCCGTCGTTTAATCGAATGGCCAATGCAAAATATTTTGGCAGAATCTGATTTGATCGACGAGGCTACCAAGAAAAAACTGATCGATGAAACTTCAGGTAAGGTTATCGCTAAATTAAGCCAGGAAGCTGAAAAAATTCCTATCGCCGAAAGTGGAATCGTTGCACTCGACTGGATGAACGGTCGTCGTACTCCGGATGCTAACCAGGCATTAAAAGGAGCGATTATCGGTTTAAACCTGGGATCGGATGCACCACGTATTTTCCGTGCTTTGGTTGAAGCAACTGCATTTGGTTCAAAAGCCATTAACGACCGCTTTATTTCTGAAGGAATCCGCATCGACGGTGTAATTGCACTGGGTGGTGTGGCTAAAAAATCGCGACTGGTAATGCAAATTGTTGCCGACGTACTGGATATGCCGATTAAAGTGGCCCGTTCGGAGCAGGCTTGTGCTTTAGGTACAGCAATGGCAGCAGCAGTGGCAGCCGGTGTTTACGAAAACCTTGGCGAAGCACAGGCAAAAATGGGTGGCGGTTTCGAAATGGAATATCATCCTATTCCTGAAAATGTAGAGAAATACAAAGACCTTTACGAGAAATACAATAGACTGGGTAAGTTTATTGAGTTCGATTTGAATAAATAA